The Streptomyces laurentii genome contains a region encoding:
- a CDS encoding ABC transporter (iron.B12.siderophore.hemin), periplasmic substrate-binding component (ABC transporter (iron.B12.siderophore.hemin), perip lasmic substrate-binding component [Streptomyces venezuelae ATCC10712];~Metal binding protein TroA_a. These proteins are predicted to function as initial receptors in ABC transport of metal ions in eubacteria. They belong to the TroA superfamily of helical backbone metal receptor proteins that share a distinct fold and...; cd01148;~identified by MetaGeneAnnotator; putative;~proposed F420-0 ABC transporter, periplasmic F420-0binding protein; TIGR03868;~putative ligand binding residues [chemical binding]), with product MPLAHPVRSAALLVAGAVLVAGCGTGGGPAASAETKETAAGYPVRLDDCGQRVQIERAPSRAVALDQGSAEILLSLGLADRMVGTATWTDPVLKGLEKANAKVPRLADRYPSFEKVLDAEPDFVSASFLYTLGKGGVAPRERFARLGVPTYLSPTDCVGKDNSGDGDGIRTRPLTMDTVYGEIRDLARVFDVPERGEKLVGELRARVDEAKAGADFGDASVLYWFSDSQGPYMAGCCGAPGIVSGTLGVKNVFDDTKEEWPQINWETVADRDPDVLVIADLTRKAQSAESAAKKIEFLESHPVTRNMTAVRKKRYVILSGQAMNPTIRTVEGIEKVAAALRTYGLAK from the coding sequence GTGCCCCTCGCACACCCCGTCCGTTCCGCCGCCCTGCTCGTGGCCGGTGCCGTTCTCGTGGCCGGCTGCGGCACCGGCGGAGGCCCGGCCGCTTCCGCCGAGACGAAGGAGACGGCCGCCGGATACCCCGTCCGTCTCGACGACTGCGGGCAGCGCGTGCAGATCGAGCGCGCACCCAGCCGGGCCGTCGCCCTCGACCAGGGGTCGGCCGAGATCCTGCTCTCGCTCGGGCTCGCCGACCGCATGGTGGGCACCGCCACCTGGACGGACCCGGTCCTCAAGGGGCTGGAGAAGGCGAACGCGAAGGTTCCCCGGCTCGCCGACCGCTACCCGTCGTTCGAGAAGGTCCTCGACGCCGAACCCGACTTCGTCAGCGCCTCCTTCCTCTACACCCTGGGCAAGGGCGGTGTGGCGCCCCGGGAGCGGTTCGCGCGGCTCGGCGTGCCCACGTACCTCTCCCCCACCGACTGCGTCGGCAAGGACAACAGCGGCGACGGCGACGGCATCCGCACCCGGCCGCTGACCATGGACACGGTGTACGGCGAGATCCGCGACCTGGCCCGGGTGTTCGACGTCCCGGAGCGCGGCGAGAAGCTCGTCGGGGAACTCCGCGCCCGGGTCGACGAGGCCAAGGCCGGCGCCGACTTCGGCGACGCGTCCGTCCTGTACTGGTTCTCCGACTCCCAGGGGCCGTACATGGCCGGCTGCTGCGGCGCGCCGGGGATCGTCAGCGGGACGCTCGGGGTGAAGAACGTCTTCGACGACACCAAGGAGGAGTGGCCGCAGATCAACTGGGAGACCGTCGCCGACCGCGACCCCGACGTGCTGGTGATCGCCGATCTGACCCGCAAGGCGCAGTCGGCCGAGAGCGCCGCGAAGAAGATCGAGTTCCTGGAGTCGCATCCCGTCACCCGGAACATGACGGCGGTACGGAAGAAGCGGTACGTGATCCTCAGCGGCCAGGCCATGAACCCCACGATCCGCACCGTCGAGGGCATCGAGAAGGTGGCCGCGGCGCTGCGGACGTACGGGCTCGCGAAGTGA
- a CDS encoding membrane transport protein (PF07690: Major Facilitator Superfamily;~The Major Facilitator Superfamily (MFS) isa large and diverse group of secondary transporters that includes uniporters, symporters, and antiporters. MFS proteins facilitate the transport across cytoplasmic or internal membranes of a variety of...; cd06174;~identified by MetaGeneAnnotator; putative;~membrane transport protein [Streptomyces avermitilis MA-4680];~putative substrate translocation pore): MAPIAVPPDPAATPDGPTGRPGVRERATVPVLAFGGILMAVMQTVVVPLLPDLPRLTGASAGAVSWMVTATLLAGAVLTPVLGRAGDMYGKRRVLLAALGLMTLGSVLCALSSDIGVLIAARALQGAAAAVVPLSISILRDELPPERTGSAVALMSSTVGIGAALGLPLAALVIQYASWHTMFWATSGLGAAGFLLAWWAVRESPVRAPGRFDVVGALGLAAGLVTLLLGVSQGGQWGWGSPRVIGLFVACVVILGLWCVQQLRVERPLVDLRLAARPRVALPHVAALLVGFGFYANSLVTAQLVQAPEATGYGLGLSIVGSGLCLLPGGLTMLLFSPLSARISASRGPRVTLALGAAVLAVGYAVRIADSRDLWMVIVGASIVATGTSLAYSALPTLILGAVPAGQTASANGVNVLMRTIGQAVCSAAVAAILVHHTSPVGGIPLPTLHGYLLAFAMAGTVALVACAAALAIPRDRAPGGGLRTRTRTRTRTRARGRADAAVRDEALEGA; encoded by the coding sequence GTGGCCCCGATAGCCGTCCCGCCGGACCCAGCCGCCACCCCCGACGGGCCCACGGGCCGGCCCGGAGTGCGGGAGCGGGCCACGGTCCCGGTACTGGCCTTCGGCGGCATCCTCATGGCCGTCATGCAGACGGTCGTCGTTCCGCTGCTGCCCGATCTGCCCCGGCTGACCGGCGCCTCGGCGGGCGCCGTCTCCTGGATGGTGACCGCCACGCTGCTGGCCGGCGCCGTGCTCACCCCGGTGCTCGGACGCGCCGGCGACATGTACGGAAAGAGGCGCGTCCTGCTGGCCGCGCTCGGGCTGATGACCCTGGGCTCGGTGCTCTGCGCGCTCTCGTCCGACATCGGCGTACTCATCGCGGCCCGCGCGCTGCAGGGCGCCGCGGCCGCCGTCGTCCCGTTGTCGATCAGCATCCTGCGCGACGAACTGCCGCCCGAGCGGACCGGATCCGCGGTCGCGCTCATGAGCTCCACCGTCGGCATCGGCGCGGCGCTCGGCCTGCCGCTCGCCGCGCTCGTCATCCAGTACGCCAGCTGGCACACCATGTTCTGGGCGACCAGCGGCCTCGGCGCGGCCGGCTTCCTGCTCGCCTGGTGGGCGGTCCGCGAGTCGCCCGTCCGCGCCCCCGGCCGCTTCGACGTCGTCGGCGCGCTGGGCCTGGCCGCCGGACTGGTCACCCTGCTCCTCGGCGTATCGCAAGGCGGTCAGTGGGGGTGGGGAAGCCCGCGCGTCATCGGCCTGTTCGTGGCCTGCGTGGTGATCCTGGGACTGTGGTGCGTCCAGCAGCTGCGCGTCGAGCGGCCCCTGGTCGACCTGCGCCTGGCGGCCCGCCCGCGCGTCGCGCTGCCCCACGTCGCCGCGCTGCTGGTCGGCTTCGGCTTCTACGCCAACTCCCTGGTGACGGCCCAGCTCGTCCAGGCGCCCGAGGCCACCGGCTACGGGCTCGGCCTGTCCATCGTCGGCAGCGGCCTGTGCCTGCTGCCCGGCGGCCTGACCATGCTGCTGTTCTCCCCGCTGTCGGCCCGTATCTCGGCGTCCCGCGGCCCGCGCGTCACCCTCGCCCTGGGCGCCGCCGTCCTCGCCGTCGGCTACGCCGTGCGCATCGCGGACAGCCGCGACCTGTGGATGGTCATCGTGGGCGCGTCGATCGTCGCCACCGGTACCTCCCTCGCCTACTCGGCGCTGCCCACCCTGATCCTGGGCGCCGTGCCGGCCGGGCAGACCGCGTCCGCGAACGGCGTCAACGTCCTGATGCGCACCATCGGCCAGGCCGTGTGCAGCGCCGCCGTCGCCGCGATCCTGGTCCACCACACGAGCCCCGTCGGCGGCATCCCGCTGCCCACGCTCCACGGCTATCTGCTGGCGTTCGCGATGGCGGGTACGGTCGCCCTGGTGGCCTGTGCCGCCGCCCTCGCCATCCCCAGGGACCGCGCCCCCGGCGGCGGCCTCCGGACCCGGACCCGGACCCGGACCCGGACCCGGGCCCGCGGCCGTGCGGACGCGGCCGTACGCGACGAGGCGCTGGAAGGAGCATGA
- a CDS encoding tetR family transcriptional regulator (Helix-turn-helix domains; cl00088;~TetR family transcriptional regulator [Streptomyces viridochromogenes DSM40736];~identified by MetaGeneAnnotator; putative) — translation MTTRSATAPAGKAGEPGSGDAGPPRGPARRDAEATKAAILRAVRHLLARHAQADITLKAVADRAGVSAPLILKYFGNKDTLFAQVMSFEEDAAALLDAPLADLGRHMVRHVLVSQTEQGADPVLRIVFAPLHGEQGDILRTNFRTQVVDRLAGRLGGPDAGLRAELAVGALLGLGVMFGIARGAEVRAADIDDLVARYGPLVQAQLTP, via the coding sequence ATGACCACCCGATCCGCCACCGCCCCCGCGGGCAAGGCCGGGGAGCCGGGGTCCGGCGACGCCGGGCCGCCCCGCGGCCCCGCCCGCCGGGACGCCGAGGCGACGAAGGCCGCGATCCTCCGGGCCGTCCGCCACCTCCTCGCCCGGCACGCGCAGGCGGACATCACGCTCAAGGCGGTCGCGGACCGGGCCGGGGTCAGCGCGCCCCTGATCCTCAAGTACTTCGGCAACAAGGACACGCTCTTCGCCCAGGTCATGTCCTTCGAGGAGGACGCCGCGGCGCTGCTGGACGCCCCGCTCGCGGACCTCGGCCGGCACATGGTCCGCCACGTCCTGGTGAGCCAGACCGAGCAGGGCGCCGACCCCGTCCTGCGGATCGTGTTCGCGCCGCTGCACGGCGAACAGGGCGACATCCTGCGCACCAACTTCCGTACGCAGGTCGTGGACCGCCTCGCCGGCCGGCTGGGCGGCCCGGACGCGGGCCTGCGCGCGGAGCTCGCGGTGGGCGCCCTGCTGGGCCTGGGCGTGATGTTCGGCATCGCGCGCGGCGCCGAGGTACGGGCCGCGGACATCGACGACCTCGTCGCCCGCTACGGCCCCCTCGTCCAGGCGCAGCTGACGCCCTGA
- a CDS encoding hypothetical protein (identified by MetaGeneAnnotator; putative;~sequence version:1), with translation MTRSIVVGLDGTEQADAAARWAADEAELRGTGVRLVHVCEPSPEAVTPCVARGPVEEWARDLLARTATVLRERHHGLPVTTRLLPADPVPGLVAESEDATLLVLGSRALGRASGYVVGSVGTAVAGLAERPVVLVRPDGGSPPGNTVVAGVDPHRPDHDVLEFAFDAAARRGARLEIVYAQRLPPFATPGPAMAPDLRYSVSPAIGRALDELIDPWRAKYDAEVTTTGRVVAGSAGPALIRAAEHAALVVIGRRTRRSPWGGRIGSTAHAVLHHARPPVALVPSE, from the coding sequence ATGACGCGGAGCATCGTGGTCGGCCTGGACGGTACGGAGCAGGCGGACGCCGCCGCGCGGTGGGCGGCGGACGAGGCGGAACTGCGCGGGACCGGGGTGCGGCTCGTGCACGTGTGCGAGCCGTCGCCGGAGGCCGTGACGCCGTGCGTCGCCCGCGGACCCGTCGAGGAGTGGGCGCGCGACCTGCTCGCCCGTACGGCCACCGTCCTGCGCGAACGCCATCACGGCCTGCCGGTGACCACCCGCCTCCTGCCCGCCGATCCGGTACCGGGCCTCGTCGCCGAGAGCGAGGACGCCACTCTGCTGGTGCTCGGCTCGCGCGCGCTGGGCCGGGCGTCCGGGTATGTCGTGGGCTCGGTCGGGACGGCCGTCGCCGGCCTGGCCGAACGCCCCGTCGTCCTCGTACGGCCGGACGGCGGCTCACCGCCCGGGAACACGGTCGTGGCGGGCGTCGACCCGCACCGGCCGGACCACGACGTCCTGGAATTCGCCTTCGACGCGGCGGCGCGGCGCGGCGCCCGGCTGGAGATCGTGTACGCGCAGCGGCTGCCGCCGTTCGCGACGCCCGGGCCCGCCATGGCGCCCGACCTCCGCTACTCCGTCAGCCCCGCGATCGGGCGCGCGCTCGACGAGCTGATCGACCCCTGGCGGGCGAAGTACGACGCCGAGGTGACGACCACCGGCCGGGTGGTCGCCGGTTCGGCCGGGCCGGCGCTGATCCGGGCCGCCGAACACGCCGCGCTCGTGGTGATCGGCCGCCGCACGCGTCGCTCGCCGTGGGGCGGACGTATCGGCAGCACGGCCCACGCCGTGCTGCACCACGCCCGGCCGCCGGTGGCCCTGGTGCCGTCCGAGTGA